A stretch of DNA from Halobacillus litoralis:
AAGTCCCAGTAAAAAGGCGATGCCAATGATGAGCAGCGTTTGGACAACGAGCTGGAGCATTCCGGCAATGATCGGTCCGAGGACGATCGCCAGTCTTGAAGCAGGGGTCAACAACAAACGGGAGAAAAAACCATTCTCTATGTCTTTGACAATGCTCTGTCCGGCACCTCCGGCTCCACCAATAGCGGCAGACACAATTGATACAGGCAGAATGAAGGCCAAGTAGTTCGCACCTTCAAACGTCGGGAGCTGGGAGATCCCGCTCAAACCGCCTTCATAAACAAGGAGGAAGAATGCCGAGATAATCAAGTTTGGGATAAAAGAAAATGGATTGCGTAACGTCGTTTTGATGTTTCTTACAGTCATCAGCCACGTATCTTTCCAAAGGTTATTCCCCATCTGCTCTCACCCCTTCCTTTTTCTCACTCGTAATTTTCAAGAAAATATCATCCAAGGTTGGAGATGAAAGTTGGATATCCTCAATTTCATAGCCTTGCTGATCAAACAAACGGACAACTTCAAGCAATTGTTTCGTCCCTTCTTCCACGTAAATGAGAACCTTATTCTGGCGACTGATCACGTCAACATCCGCCATTTGTCCTCGTAAGTACCCTACTGCTTCAGATTGCTGATTTTCATCTTTCAATGTAAGTGTGATCAGATCATTCCCAATTTGAGCTTTCAACTCTTTCGGCGTGCCTGTCGCAACAATTTCCCCATCATTGATGATGCTGATGCGATGGGCAAGCGAATCGGCTTCCTCTAAGTACTGAGTGGTAAGAAAAATCGTAGTCCCCACTTCTTCGTTCAGCCGACGCAGTTCCTCCCAGATCGCCATCCGGTTCGAAGGATCAAGTCCTGTCGTCGGTTCATCGAGAAAAAGAATCTTCGGTTCATTGACGAGCGTTAGAGCGAGATCGAGACGCCTGCGCATCCCACCCGAATAATTGCCGATCCTACGTTCCGCCGCTTCCGTCAGCTGCACGATCTCCAACAGCTCCTGCACCCTCTTTTTCCCTTCTTCTTTACGGAATCCGAAAATATTCGCTTGAAGCTCGATCATTTCTCTTCCTGTCAAATCAGGATCCACGCCTGTTTCCTGCAAAGCTACACCTATATAACGTCTGACACTTTCCGGTTCCCGAATGACATCATGGCCTGCAACTTCCGCCTTTCCAGACGTCGCGTTGATGAGTGTCGTCAAAATTTGAACAGTGGTCGATTTTCCAGCTCCATTCGGTCCTAAGAAAGCGAAGAATTCCCCTTCCTTTACTTCAAAAGAGACATCTTTTACCGCTTGTACGTTTCCTTTTTTGAACGTTTTTGATAGGTGTTCCACAACGATTTTCCCATTCACTACAATCCCTCCAGTCATCGTTCCTTATCTTTACTATATACAAAAGTCCTACCATATTCACTTTTCCACTCCTATGGGATGTGCGGGACAGCTGAGACCCCGGAAGGCGTAGCCTGAGGAGGCTCAGCGCCCACCCCATGGAAAGCGAACGGTTTCCGGTAGCCCCCATCCACTCAACAAAAGTCTCGAAACTGAGCCTTCAAGAATAAAAACCTTTATTGACAGAATTTTAGGAATAAAGGATCAGAGGTTTGAAACTGTTTCAAGCGGGGAAACTTTATTTTTACGTCACAACGGAAAACCGCCAAAACTAGACGGTTTTCACGGTTGAAACAGTGTTTCAAAACGTGATAGAATCTTCAATAATAAGAATTTTCAGAATATATTTTAGGAGGTGAATACCATGGAGCTTACTCAATTGTATCCTTGGTTGATGCCGGCCCTTTTGATCATCAGTATCGGGACATTGTTCGGTTCATACTTAACGTTTAGAGCAGAAAAATACATGATGTTGATCGCTATTGGGATGGTACAGACGCTGATTAGTACGATGCTTGTGACAAGTGTCGGGCCGCTTTTGTTCGGAATTGGGTTGACACAATTTTATGTAGGAATCGTCAACATGAAAAAGGTGAAAGGCTATGAGACATGAGAAATCATCGTCTTATAGGTCTTTCACCTTTTTTTCTATATACATACAAAGAT
This window harbors:
- a CDS encoding ATP-binding cassette domain-containing protein, producing the protein MNGKIVVEHLSKTFKKGNVQAVKDVSFEVKEGEFFAFLGPNGAGKSTTVQILTTLINATSGKAEVAGHDVIREPESVRRYIGVALQETGVDPDLTGREMIELQANIFGFRKEEGKKRVQELLEIVQLTEAAERRIGNYSGGMRRRLDLALTLVNEPKILFLDEPTTGLDPSNRMAIWEELRRLNEEVGTTIFLTTQYLEEADSLAHRISIINDGEIVATGTPKELKAQIGNDLITLTLKDENQQSEAVGYLRGQMADVDVISRQNKVLIYVEEGTKQLLEVVRLFDQQGYEIEDIQLSSPTLDDIFLKITSEKKEGVRADGE
- a CDS encoding ABC transporter permease; the protein is MGNNLWKDTWLMTVRNIKTTLRNPFSFIPNLIISAFFLLVYEGGLSGISQLPTFEGANYLAFILPVSIVSAAIGGAGGAGQSIVKDIENGFFSRLLLTPASRLAIVLGPIIAGMLQLVVQTLLIIGIAFLLGLEVVTGFGGILFVLLIAVGWGLAFAGYSAGVALRTGNAQAAQAGTFIFFPLIFLSTTFVPYELIEAQWLKIAATINPTTYIFESMRTALIDGWVFWDLMQGVFAIVIVCTITITFAAISAKKAVSRG